The Lysobacter enzymogenes genome window below encodes:
- the dprA gene encoding DNA-processing protein DprA — protein MPDADASATNSTNSDSRPSGRSDGAARAERTPAPAAAAPGADPHAPAAPARERDVGAGSRKVAADAASDAPALLRLLAAGGASAPRRALLEACGSAAAALAAGARAWNEAGLSPQQIERLRAPAGEAFWREAGWCGDAGPRALDWLAQPGHRLIAWTEPDYPALLRRAPSPPLALFVAGEAARLWHPAVAVVGSRSPTPAGSGNAADFARALARSGLAVTSGLAAGIDAAAHRAALDAGGLTVAVLGTGPDIAYPRRHADLLARIAAEGVVVSEYPPGTAARPGQFPARNRIVAGLSLGTLVVEAAERSGALITARLAAECGREVFAVPGSIHNPLARGCHRLIREGAGLVESAAEVAAALAPVAAELADGLRRRLAAPIDSGHAAVIHAGQDDSSPVSGDSDPPDFADPDYQSLWNALGFDPTGMDELVRRTALTTAELSSMLLVMELEGRVSAQHGRYFRNR, from the coding sequence ATGCCCGACGCCGACGCTTCCGCCACGAATTCCACGAACTCCGATTCGCGCCCGTCCGGGCGCAGCGACGGCGCGGCGCGCGCCGAGCGGACGCCCGCGCCTGCGGCCGCCGCGCCCGGGGCCGATCCGCACGCACCCGCCGCGCCCGCCCGCGAGCGCGACGTCGGCGCGGGGTCGCGCAAGGTCGCGGCCGACGCAGCCTCCGACGCGCCCGCCCTGCTGCGCCTGCTCGCCGCCGGCGGCGCCAGCGCGCCGCGGCGCGCCCTGCTCGAGGCCTGCGGCAGCGCCGCCGCGGCGCTGGCCGCGGGCGCGCGTGCGTGGAACGAAGCCGGGCTGTCGCCGCAGCAGATCGAGCGCTTGCGCGCGCCGGCCGGCGAAGCGTTCTGGCGCGAAGCCGGCTGGTGCGGCGATGCCGGGCCGCGCGCGCTGGACTGGCTGGCGCAGCCGGGCCACCGGCTGATCGCCTGGACCGAACCGGACTACCCCGCCCTGCTGCGGCGCGCGCCGAGCCCGCCGCTGGCGCTGTTCGTGGCCGGCGAGGCGGCGCGGCTGTGGCATCCGGCGGTGGCGGTGGTCGGCAGCCGCTCGCCGACTCCGGCCGGCAGCGGCAACGCCGCCGATTTCGCCCGCGCCCTGGCGCGCAGCGGGCTGGCGGTGACCAGCGGCCTGGCCGCCGGCATCGACGCCGCCGCGCACCGCGCCGCGCTCGACGCCGGCGGGCTCACCGTGGCCGTGCTCGGCACCGGGCCGGACATCGCCTACCCGCGCCGCCACGCCGACCTGCTCGCGCGCATCGCCGCCGAAGGCGTGGTGGTCAGCGAATACCCGCCCGGCACCGCGGCCCGTCCGGGGCAGTTCCCGGCGCGCAACCGCATCGTCGCCGGGCTCAGCCTCGGCACCCTGGTGGTCGAGGCGGCGGAGCGCTCCGGCGCCCTGATCACCGCGCGCCTGGCCGCCGAATGCGGGCGCGAGGTGTTCGCCGTGCCCGGCTCGATCCACAACCCGCTCGCGCGCGGCTGCCACCGGCTGATCCGCGAGGGCGCCGGGCTGGTCGAAAGCGCCGCCGAGGTCGCCGCCGCGCTGGCCCCGGTCGCGGCCGAGCTCGCCGACGGCTTGCGCCGGCGCCTGGCCGCCCCCATTGACAGTGGCCACGCGGCGGTCATACACGCCGGTCAGGATGATTCCAGTCCCGTCTCAGGAGACTCCGATCCTCCCGATTTCGCCGACCCGGACTACCAGTCCTTGTGGAACGCGCTGGGATTCGACCCTACCGGTATGGATGAACTGGTCCGCCGTACCGCATTGACGACCGCGGAACTGTCCTCCATGCTGCTGGTCATGGAGCTTGAGGGTCGCGTTTCGGCGCAGCACGGCCGTTACTTCCGCAACCGCTGA
- a CDS encoding GYF domain-containing protein, which produces MTNWYYHDPSQGRVGPIDGDAVREHFRAGRIQRDTLVWREGLREWQPLQRLENELGLGATPPPLPLDIAAAPAATPAPAAAPSSHGRADFTAALDAAEAPRPQPSAPSPSASDATGSSAAQPNATPASAAPSNAAPSAAGSAPAASGPSQPQRSVSPADYAPAHVARRQSAPPPKRGMSGCAIALIVLAVLAVPVIGILAAIAIPAYQDYTHRAKLTGALSASNDYKLQVAQYYAAHQKCPTNASDGFRPAADYASAQIASVQFGRLKDGGECAIQLELRGFNRPQLDGRKIWLSFEPASAQWTCSSDVERASLLPQACRN; this is translated from the coding sequence ATGACGAACTGGTACTACCACGATCCTTCGCAGGGCCGGGTCGGCCCGATCGACGGGGACGCCGTGCGCGAGCATTTCCGCGCCGGCCGGATCCAGCGCGACACCTTGGTCTGGCGCGAAGGGCTGCGCGAATGGCAGCCGCTGCAACGCCTGGAAAACGAACTCGGGCTCGGCGCGACGCCGCCGCCGTTGCCTTTGGACATCGCCGCCGCGCCTGCGGCCACGCCCGCGCCCGCCGCCGCGCCCTCATCGCACGGACGCGCCGACTTCACCGCCGCGCTCGATGCGGCCGAGGCGCCGCGCCCGCAGCCGTCCGCGCCGTCGCCGTCCGCGTCGGATGCGACCGGGTCGAGCGCCGCGCAGCCGAACGCAACGCCGGCGAGCGCGGCACCGTCGAACGCAGCGCCATCGGCTGCGGGGTCCGCGCCCGCGGCTTCCGGCCCGTCGCAGCCGCAACGCAGCGTCAGCCCGGCCGACTACGCCCCGGCCCATGTCGCCCGCCGCCAGTCCGCGCCGCCGCCCAAGCGCGGGATGTCGGGCTGCGCGATCGCGCTGATCGTGCTCGCGGTGCTGGCGGTGCCGGTGATCGGCATCCTCGCCGCGATCGCGATACCCGCGTACCAGGACTACACCCACCGCGCCAAACTCACCGGCGCGCTGTCCGCCAGCAACGACTACAAGCTGCAAGTCGCGCAGTACTACGCCGCGCACCAGAAGTGTCCGACCAACGCCAGCGACGGGTTCCGCCCGGCGGCCGACTACGCGTCCGCGCAGATCGCCTCGGTCCAGTTCGGCCGGCTCAAGGACGGCGGCGAATGCGCGATCCAGCTGGAACTGCGCGGCTTCAACCGCCCGCAGCTGGACGGCCGCAAGATCTGGCTGTCGTTCGAACCGGCCAGCGCGCAGTGGACCTGCAGTTCCGACGTCGAGCGCGCCTCGCTGCTGCCGCAGGCCTGCCGCAACTGA
- the def gene encoding peptide deformylase, producing MALLPILEFPDPRLRTKAVAVDPARVTEPAFQQLLDDMFQTMYECPGIGLAASQVDVHQRFMVIDVSEEKNQPLVFVNPEIVERGGEQVYQEGCLSVPGIFADVTRANQITVRAIGRDGQPFELTTDGLLAVCVQHEMDHLEGKLFVDYLSPLKREMVRKKLAKQKRLSA from the coding sequence ATGGCCCTGTTACCCATCCTTGAGTTCCCCGACCCCCGACTGCGCACCAAAGCGGTCGCGGTCGATCCTGCGCGCGTGACCGAACCGGCGTTCCAGCAACTGCTCGACGACATGTTCCAGACCATGTACGAATGCCCCGGCATCGGCCTGGCCGCGAGCCAGGTCGACGTGCATCAGCGCTTCATGGTGATCGACGTGTCGGAGGAGAAGAACCAGCCGCTGGTCTTCGTCAATCCCGAAATCGTCGAGCGCGGCGGCGAGCAGGTGTATCAGGAAGGCTGCCTGTCGGTGCCCGGCATCTTCGCCGACGTCACCCGCGCCAACCAGATCACCGTGCGCGCGATCGGCCGCGACGGCCAGCCGTTCGAGCTGACCACCGACGGCCTGCTGGCGGTGTGCGTGCAGCACGAGATGGACCATCTCGAAGGCAAGCTGTTCGTCGACTACCTCTCGCCGCTCAAGCGCGAGATGGTGCGCAAGAAGCTGGCCAAGCAGAAGCGGCTGTCGGCGTAA
- a CDS encoding LysM peptidoglycan-binding domain-containing protein, with the protein MFKPIRAVFAAALLTVATYAIAAELRGDHPSTYVVKRGDTLWDISARFLKKPWLWPEIWQANPQIKNPHLIYPGDVISLAYLDRVAQAQVQPGPRQEAPVTGVPLAEIEPFLKNLRVVDKFEDLPYVVGLEEDRLRVTQGQVAYIKGLPEASPGTRYAVVRPTQRYTRLDRVACCDIMRAADLDFRGKRTVDFEAIWTDVVVPDKGRELLGYELMQVSTGTLSRGAVGGMQASTLVIDDTGREIRVGDRLIPVQAQPYDLQFFPHPPKAQFDYGRAQVLSVADLVKSGGPRDVIALSVGARDGVDNGTVFSTWRVGSRAVDRVKVGPDRDENTVGKNSRVRLPDEFAGHAMVFRTFDKVSYALIMDGVRPTKVGFELKHPDSPY; encoded by the coding sequence ATGTTTAAACCGATCCGCGCGGTTTTCGCCGCCGCGTTGCTGACTGTCGCCACTTACGCCATCGCGGCGGAATTGCGCGGCGACCACCCGTCGACCTACGTGGTCAAACGGGGCGACACCCTTTGGGACATCTCGGCGCGCTTCCTCAAGAAGCCGTGGCTGTGGCCGGAAATCTGGCAGGCCAATCCGCAGATCAAGAACCCGCACCTCATCTATCCCGGCGACGTGATCTCGCTGGCCTACCTGGACCGCGTGGCCCAGGCCCAGGTCCAGCCGGGCCCGCGCCAGGAAGCGCCGGTCACCGGCGTGCCGCTGGCCGAGATCGAACCGTTCCTGAAGAACCTGCGCGTGGTCGACAAGTTCGAGGACCTGCCCTACGTGGTCGGCCTGGAAGAAGACCGCCTGCGCGTGACCCAGGGCCAGGTCGCCTACATCAAGGGCCTGCCCGAGGCGAGCCCGGGCACCCGCTACGCCGTGGTCCGCCCGACCCAGCGCTACACCCGCCTGGACCGCGTGGCCTGCTGCGACATCATGCGCGCCGCCGATCTGGACTTCCGCGGCAAGCGCACGGTCGACTTCGAAGCGATCTGGACCGACGTGGTGGTGCCGGACAAGGGCCGCGAGCTGCTCGGCTACGAGCTGATGCAGGTCTCCACCGGCACCCTGAGCCGCGGCGCCGTCGGCGGCATGCAGGCCTCGACTCTGGTGATCGACGACACCGGCCGCGAAATCCGCGTCGGCGACCGCCTGATTCCGGTCCAAGCCCAGCCCTACGACCTGCAGTTCTTCCCGCACCCGCCCAAGGCCCAGTTCGACTACGGCCGCGCGCAGGTGCTGTCGGTGGCCGACCTGGTCAAGAGCGGCGGCCCGCGCGACGTGATCGCGCTGTCGGTCGGCGCCCGCGACGGCGTCGACAACGGCACCGTGTTCTCGACCTGGCGCGTGGGCAGCCGCGCGGTGGATCGGGTCAAGGTCGGCCCGGACCGCGACGAGAACACCGTCGGCAAGAACTCGCGCGTGCGTCTGCCGGACGAATTCGCCGGCCACGCGATGGTGTTCCGCACCTTCGACAAGGTCAGCTACGCGCTGATCATGGACGGCGTGCGCCCGACCAAGGTCGGCTTCGAGCTCAAGCATCCGGACTCGCCGTACTGA
- a CDS encoding RDD family protein codes for MAAERDEETDAAMAQWYYSDEERNRHGPLEPARMIELHQRGELRADTLVWRDGLSQWRPWRELAGELVAAPGFAAAADPGAAEQASAERTAQAVAAAIAQAEGSSAAPAALPSPSAAAISAAAQADADGGAATTADAATATPTATDPHSPYSAPRAEVAEHSEVVQGQDVVPGGFWRRVAAYLIDSTLVGVAYYSVFTALMLLVFALGLFGDSSQWLENSSVLSAVMIVLGYGVYGLISIGYYAGLESSSMQATLGKLAVGIKVVDAGGARLSRGRAFARWASSFASYASFGVGYLMAAFTERKRGLHDLIAGTQVVDRWAYTARADFQRRDLGPVTWVVLILGGLVWLGVVGFMAAIFALGMR; via the coding sequence ATGGCCGCCGAACGAGACGAGGAAACGGACGCCGCGATGGCTCAGTGGTACTACAGCGACGAAGAGCGCAACCGGCACGGGCCGCTGGAACCGGCGCGGATGATCGAGCTGCACCAGCGCGGCGAGCTGCGCGCCGACACCCTGGTCTGGCGCGACGGCCTCAGCCAGTGGCGGCCGTGGCGCGAGCTGGCCGGCGAATTGGTCGCCGCCCCGGGCTTCGCCGCCGCGGCCGATCCCGGCGCGGCCGAACAGGCCAGCGCCGAGCGCACCGCCCAGGCGGTCGCGGCCGCGATCGCCCAGGCCGAAGGCAGCAGTGCCGCGCCCGCCGCATTGCCCTCGCCGAGCGCAGCCGCCATCTCCGCCGCCGCGCAGGCCGATGCCGACGGCGGCGCCGCCACGACCGCCGACGCCGCCACCGCCACGCCGACCGCGACCGATCCGCACTCGCCCTACAGCGCCCCGCGCGCCGAGGTCGCCGAACACAGCGAAGTGGTCCAGGGCCAGGACGTGGTCCCGGGCGGCTTCTGGCGCCGCGTCGCCGCCTACCTGATCGATTCGACCCTGGTCGGCGTCGCCTACTACAGCGTGTTCACCGCGCTGATGCTGCTGGTGTTCGCGCTCGGCCTGTTCGGCGACAGCAGCCAGTGGCTGGAGAACAGCAGCGTGCTGTCGGCGGTCATGATCGTGCTCGGCTACGGCGTGTACGGCTTGATCAGCATCGGCTACTACGCCGGCCTGGAGTCCTCGTCGATGCAGGCCACCCTGGGCAAGCTCGCGGTCGGGATCAAGGTCGTCGACGCCGGCGGCGCGCGCCTGAGCCGCGGCCGCGCGTTCGCGCGCTGGGCGTCCTCGTTCGCCAGCTATGCGAGCTTCGGCGTCGGCTACCTGATGGCCGCCTTCACCGAGCGCAAGCGCGGCCTGCACGACCTGATCGCCGGCACCCAGGTGGTCGACCGCTGGGCCTACACCGCCCGCGCCGACTTCCAGCGCCGCGACCTCGGCCCGGTGACCTGGGTGGTGCTGATCCTCGGCGGACTGGTCTGGCTCGGCGTGGTCGGCTTCATGGCCGCGATCTTCGCCTTGGGCATGCGCTGA
- a CDS encoding DNA topoisomerase I, which translates to MAKNLLIVESPAKAKTINKYLGKDFTVLASYGHVRDLVPKEGAVDPDNHFAMEYAVIEKNEKHVDAIAKAAKSADHLFLATDPDREGEAISWHIGEILRERGLLEGKPLQRVVFTEITPRAIKEAMNQPRAIAAPLVDAQQARRALDYLVGFNLSPVLWRKVQRGLSAGRVQSPALRMIVEREEEIEAFVAREYWTVEAELAHPQQAFTARLNKLDGKKFEQFTITDGETAEAARKRLVAAANGALHVTDVTSKERKRRPAAPFTTSTLQQEASRKLGFTTSRTMRVAQKLYEGMALGDEGTVGLISYMRTDSVSLSQEAVAEIRDVIARDYGTKALPDKPNTYQTKSKNAQEAHEAIRPTSALRTPAQVARFLDDDGRRLYELIWKRAVASQMVPATLNTVSVDLAAGSEHSFRASGTTVVDPGFLAVYEEGKDAKAAEDEDEGRKLPAMKTGDRIPLDRIHADQHFTEPPPRYSEASLVKTLEEYGIGRPSTYASIIQTLLFRKYVELDSRRFRPTDVGRAVSKFLSGHFTRYVDYDFTAKLEDELDAVSRGEEEWVPLMERFWEPFKKLVEEKKESVDRSEATGARELGTDPKSGKPVSVRLGRYGPYAQIGTAEDEEKPTFASLRPGQSMHTISLEESLELFKLPRKLGQHNGEEVSVGIGRFGPFAKLGSTYASLKKEDDPYTIDLARAVFLIEEKEEIARNRIIKQFDGSDIQVLNGRFGPYISDGKLNGRIPKDREPASLTFEEVTKLLEETGKPVRGRFGKKTAAKKEPAKKAAAKKAAKSADGEAPAKKAVAKKAPAKKAAKKVVKKAAAKTAAAKTAAAKTTAAKAPAKKAVKKVAKKAAAKK; encoded by the coding sequence ATGGCCAAGAACCTCCTCATCGTCGAGTCGCCCGCCAAGGCCAAGACGATCAACAAGTACCTCGGCAAGGACTTCACCGTCCTGGCCTCCTACGGCCACGTCCGCGACCTGGTGCCGAAAGAGGGCGCGGTCGATCCGGACAACCACTTCGCGATGGAATACGCGGTCATCGAGAAGAACGAGAAACACGTCGACGCGATCGCCAAGGCCGCCAAGAGCGCCGACCACCTGTTCCTGGCGACCGACCCGGACCGCGAAGGCGAGGCGATCAGCTGGCACATCGGCGAGATCCTGCGCGAGCGCGGCCTGCTCGAAGGCAAGCCGCTGCAGCGGGTGGTGTTCACCGAAATCACCCCGCGCGCGATCAAGGAAGCGATGAACCAGCCGCGCGCGATCGCCGCGCCGCTGGTCGACGCGCAGCAGGCGCGCCGCGCGCTCGACTACCTGGTCGGCTTCAATCTCTCGCCGGTGCTGTGGCGCAAGGTCCAGCGCGGCCTGTCCGCCGGCCGCGTGCAATCGCCGGCGCTGCGCATGATCGTCGAGCGCGAGGAGGAGATCGAAGCCTTCGTCGCGCGCGAGTACTGGACCGTCGAAGCCGAGCTCGCGCATCCGCAGCAGGCCTTCACCGCCCGCCTCAACAAGCTCGACGGCAAGAAGTTCGAACAGTTCACCATCACCGACGGCGAGACCGCCGAGGCCGCGCGCAAGCGCCTGGTCGCCGCGGCCAACGGCGCGCTGCACGTCACCGACGTCACCAGCAAGGAACGCAAGCGCCGCCCGGCCGCGCCGTTCACCACCTCGACCCTGCAGCAGGAAGCCTCGCGCAAGCTCGGCTTCACCACCTCGCGGACCATGCGCGTGGCGCAGAAGCTGTACGAGGGCATGGCGCTCGGCGACGAGGGCACGGTCGGCCTCATCAGCTATATGCGTACCGACTCGGTGAGCCTGTCGCAGGAGGCGGTGGCCGAGATCCGCGACGTGATCGCGCGCGACTACGGCACCAAGGCGCTGCCGGACAAGCCCAACACCTACCAGACCAAGTCGAAGAACGCGCAAGAGGCGCACGAAGCGATCCGTCCGACCTCCGCGCTGCGCACGCCGGCGCAGGTCGCGCGTTTCCTCGACGACGACGGCCGGCGTCTGTACGAGCTGATCTGGAAGCGCGCGGTCGCCTCGCAGATGGTGCCGGCCACGCTCAACACCGTCAGCGTCGATCTGGCCGCCGGTTCCGAGCACAGCTTCCGCGCCTCGGGCACCACCGTGGTCGATCCGGGCTTCCTCGCCGTGTACGAGGAAGGCAAGGACGCCAAGGCCGCCGAGGACGAAGACGAAGGCCGCAAGCTGCCGGCGATGAAGACCGGCGACCGCATCCCGCTCGACCGTATCCACGCCGACCAGCACTTCACCGAGCCGCCGCCGCGCTACTCGGAAGCCTCGCTGGTGAAGACGCTCGAGGAATACGGCATCGGCCGTCCCTCGACCTACGCCTCGATCATCCAGACCCTGCTGTTCCGTAAGTACGTCGAGCTCGACAGCCGCCGCTTCCGTCCGACCGACGTCGGCCGCGCGGTGTCCAAGTTCCTGTCCGGCCATTTCACCCGCTACGTCGATTACGACTTCACCGCCAAGCTCGAGGACGAGCTCGATGCGGTGTCGCGCGGCGAGGAGGAATGGGTGCCGCTGATGGAGCGGTTCTGGGAGCCGTTCAAGAAGCTGGTCGAGGAGAAGAAGGAATCGGTCGATCGCAGCGAGGCCACCGGCGCGCGCGAGCTCGGCACCGATCCCAAGAGCGGCAAGCCGGTCAGCGTGCGCCTGGGCCGCTACGGGCCGTACGCGCAGATCGGCACCGCTGAGGACGAGGAGAAGCCGACCTTCGCCTCGCTGCGTCCGGGCCAGAGCATGCACACCATTTCGCTGGAGGAGTCGCTGGAGCTGTTCAAGCTGCCGCGCAAGCTCGGCCAGCACAACGGCGAGGAAGTCAGCGTCGGCATCGGCCGCTTCGGCCCGTTCGCCAAACTCGGCAGCACCTACGCGTCGCTGAAGAAGGAAGACGACCCGTACACCATCGACCTGGCGCGCGCGGTGTTCCTGATCGAGGAGAAGGAGGAGATCGCGCGCAACCGCATCATCAAGCAGTTCGACGGCAGCGACATCCAGGTGCTCAACGGCCGCTTCGGCCCGTACATCAGCGACGGCAAGCTCAACGGCCGCATCCCCAAGGACCGCGAGCCGGCGTCGCTGACGTTCGAGGAAGTGACCAAGCTGCTCGAGGAAACCGGCAAGCCGGTGCGCGGCCGCTTCGGCAAGAAGACCGCGGCGAAGAAGGAACCGGCGAAGAAGGCCGCGGCCAAGAAGGCGGCCAAGAGCGCCGACGGCGAAGCGCCGGCCAAGAAGGCCGTCGCGAAGAAGGCGCCGGCCAAGAAGGCGGCGAAGAAGGTCGTCAAGAAGGCCGCGGCGAAGACCGCGGCTGCGAAGACCGCGGCCGCGAAGACGACGGCGGCCAAGGCGCCGGCGAAGAAGGCGGTCAAGAAAGTGGCGAAGAAGGCTGCGGCGAAGAAGTAA
- the fmt gene encoding methionyl-tRNA formyltransferase, translating into MRIVFAGTPEFAVPALRAAAQYNEVVAVYTQPDRPAGRGREMALSPVKREALLRGIPVLQPENFKQAVSRKALRALEPDLMIVVAYGLILPQSVLDIPVHGCWNLHASLLPRWRGAAPIQRAIEAGDDETGVCLMRMEKGLDTGPVLLANDTEIGANETGGQLHDRLADIGAQVLRDGLGLLRVGLVPQPYPQPEQGVTYAHKLDKAEARLDWSRPASELANKVRAFNPWPMADALLAGERVRVHGAVALPLAHGAEPGTVLLAGRDGIDVACGEGALRIRVLQREGGKAITAADYLNGRRDLATVR; encoded by the coding sequence ATGCGCATCGTCTTCGCCGGTACCCCCGAATTCGCCGTTCCCGCCCTGCGCGCCGCCGCGCAGTACAACGAAGTCGTGGCCGTCTACACCCAGCCCGACCGTCCGGCCGGGCGCGGGCGCGAGATGGCGCTGTCGCCGGTCAAGCGCGAGGCGCTGCTGCGCGGCATTCCGGTGCTGCAGCCGGAGAACTTCAAGCAGGCGGTTTCGCGCAAGGCGCTGCGCGCGCTGGAGCCGGACCTGATGATCGTGGTCGCCTACGGCCTGATCCTGCCGCAGTCGGTGCTCGACATTCCGGTGCACGGCTGCTGGAACCTGCACGCCTCGCTGCTGCCGCGCTGGCGCGGCGCCGCGCCGATCCAGCGCGCGATCGAGGCCGGCGACGACGAGACCGGCGTGTGTTTGATGCGCATGGAAAAAGGCCTCGACACCGGGCCGGTGCTGCTCGCCAACGACACCGAGATCGGCGCCAACGAAACCGGCGGCCAGTTGCACGACCGCCTCGCCGACATCGGCGCGCAGGTGCTGCGCGACGGCCTCGGCCTGCTGCGGGTGGGGCTGGTGCCGCAGCCGTATCCGCAGCCGGAGCAGGGCGTGACCTATGCGCACAAGCTCGACAAGGCCGAAGCGCGGCTGGACTGGAGCCGGCCGGCGAGCGAACTGGCCAACAAGGTGCGCGCGTTCAATCCCTGGCCGATGGCCGATGCGCTGCTGGCCGGCGAGCGCGTGCGCGTGCACGGCGCGGTCGCGCTGCCGCTGGCGCACGGCGCCGAACCGGGCACGGTGCTGCTGGCCGGACGCGACGGCATCGACGTGGCCTGCGGCGAAGGCGCGCTGCGCATCCGCGTGCTGCAACGCGAGGGCGGCAAGGCGATCACCGCCGCCGATTATTTGAACGGACGCCGCGATCTGGCGACGGTGCGCTGA
- a CDS encoding DUF494 family protein — protein sequence MKESILDVLLYLFEHYFTEDADLVRDRDSLRSGPLFEELGQAGFSPAEINKAIEWLDALAQQRPSVSRPSAGGPTRIYFGPELDKLDVECRGFLLFLEQHGILDADQRELVLDRAMALDQDELDLDDLKWVVLMVLFNQPGSEAAYAWMETQMFEDEPEPVH from the coding sequence ATGAAAGAGAGCATCCTGGACGTCCTGCTGTACCTGTTCGAGCACTACTTCACCGAGGATGCGGACCTCGTCCGCGACCGCGATTCGCTCCGCAGCGGCCCGCTGTTCGAAGAACTGGGCCAGGCCGGTTTCAGCCCCGCCGAGATCAACAAAGCCATCGAATGGCTCGACGCCCTGGCCCAGCAGCGGCCGAGCGTCAGCCGTCCGAGCGCGGGCGGACCGACCCGGATCTACTTCGGGCCCGAACTCGACAAGCTCGATGTCGAGTGCCGCGGCTTCCTGCTTTTCCTGGAACAACACGGCATCCTCGACGCGGACCAGCGCGAGCTGGTGCTCGACCGCGCGATGGCGCTGGACCAGGACGAACTCGACCTGGACGACCTCAAATGGGTCGTGCTGATGGTGCTGTTCAACCAGCCCGGGTCCGAGGCGGCTTACGCCTGGATGGAAACCCAGATGTTCGAGGACGAGCCCGAGCCGGTGCACTGA
- the rsmB gene encoding 16S rRNA (cytosine(967)-C(5))-methyltransferase RsmB: MPADDGHPGARVRAIAARTLDAVLHRGRSLKAELATALPALADPRDRALVEAICFAVLRQPLRLEAALTEWMPRPLPPRDSELRALLLAGLAQLDPLRLPAHAALDATVQAARLLGRAHQAGLVNALLRRAQRDGLPAVDPRHSHWPSWLRGLLRKDWPERYDDILAQSALEPPMWLRVNRAQGGREAYAQRLAEAGIAASAPADLTDALRLDEPQAVAALPGFAQGAVSVQDASAQRAVEALAPAPGARVLDACAAPGGKSAHLLERDATLHLTALDVDAARLQRVRATLARGGFDADSERLQLRAADAADLDAWWDGAPFDAVLLDAPCSATGIVRRQPDVVLHRRESDIAALSLVQARLLDALWRTLAPGGVLVYATCSILKAENEDQVRAFLARTADARIDALGPAFGHDREVGRQRLPGEDGGDGFFYARLRRAG; encoded by the coding sequence CTGCCCGCCGACGACGGCCACCCCGGCGCGCGCGTGCGCGCGATCGCCGCGCGCACGCTCGACGCGGTGCTGCACCGCGGCCGCTCGCTCAAGGCCGAACTGGCCACGGCGCTGCCGGCGCTGGCCGATCCGCGCGACCGCGCCCTGGTCGAAGCGATCTGCTTCGCGGTGCTGCGCCAGCCCTTGCGCCTGGAAGCGGCCTTGACCGAATGGATGCCGCGCCCGCTGCCGCCGCGCGACAGCGAACTGCGCGCGCTGCTGCTGGCCGGCCTGGCCCAGCTCGATCCCTTGCGCTTGCCGGCGCACGCCGCGCTCGACGCCACCGTGCAGGCCGCGCGCCTGCTCGGCCGCGCGCATCAGGCCGGTCTGGTCAACGCGCTGCTGCGCCGCGCCCAGCGCGACGGCCTGCCGGCGGTCGATCCGCGCCATTCGCATTGGCCGAGCTGGTTGCGCGGCCTGCTGCGCAAGGATTGGCCCGAGCGGTACGACGACATCCTCGCGCAAAGCGCGCTGGAACCGCCGATGTGGCTGCGCGTCAACCGCGCCCAGGGCGGCCGCGAGGCCTACGCGCAGCGTCTGGCCGAGGCCGGCATCGCCGCGTCCGCGCCGGCCGACCTCACCGACGCGCTGAGGCTGGACGAACCGCAGGCGGTCGCCGCGCTGCCCGGCTTCGCCCAGGGCGCGGTGTCGGTGCAGGACGCCAGCGCCCAGCGCGCGGTCGAAGCGCTGGCGCCCGCGCCCGGCGCGCGCGTGCTCGACGCCTGCGCCGCGCCCGGCGGCAAGAGCGCGCACCTGCTCGAACGCGACGCCACGCTGCATCTGACCGCGCTCGACGTCGACGCCGCGCGCCTGCAGCGCGTGCGCGCGACCCTGGCGCGCGGCGGGTTCGATGCCGACAGCGAACGCCTGCAACTGCGCGCGGCCGACGCCGCCGACCTGGATGCGTGGTGGGACGGCGCGCCGTTCGACGCGGTGCTGCTGGATGCGCCGTGCTCGGCCACCGGCATCGTCCGCCGCCAGCCCGACGTGGTCCTGCACCGACGCGAGTCCGACATCGCCGCGCTTAGCCTCGTGCAGGCGCGGCTGTTGGACGCGCTGTGGCGCACGCTCGCGCCCGGCGGGGTCCTGGTCTACGCCACCTGCTCGATCCTCAAGGCCGAGAACGAAGACCAGGTGCGCGCCTTCCTGGCCCGCACCGCCGACGCGCGCATCGACGCGCTCGGCCCGGCCTTCGGCCACGACCGCGAGGTCGGCCGTCAGCGCCTGCCCGGCGAGGACGGCGGCGACGGCTTCTTCTACGCCCGCCTGCGCCGCGCCGGCTGA